In Electrophorus electricus isolate fEleEle1 chromosome 10, fEleEle1.pri, whole genome shotgun sequence, the genomic window GCACCAGTGTGACTATTTTATGTGCACTTGTATATTGAGTATATAGGTTAGATATCATATAAAAGTATCCCACAGCTCTGTTCTTACATCTGAGTGCACCCACTGACTTCTGCTCTGTGAGTTTTGATGATCATAACCTCCAATGAATGCCTGTATTTACGTTGGCATAGTTGCATAAATAGAGCTTTCTTTCCCATGGAACAGACATACCAAGAACATCAAACACCATTGTGTATTCAAATGCAAATCCCAACAAAACAGGGTGGTACGATCGACCAATTCCAAAATCATAAACTGTCAATTAACAGTCTTGACTCATTAATATTTACAACCCCACAATTTGCATACACCAGCCCACTTTTTAGTCCAGGCAATAACATGGACCTGCACACCTGAAATTTCAACAATTCTGCAGGTATTGTGAATGAAACGATGGCCATTACCTTAATGTTAACGTATCCAATTTTAGAGGTGTGGGTTACTCGGTATTCAGCATATTTGTTATAAGAAGCATGCACCTTGGAGAAGCAATGGTTGCCTTATGATATATTTTTTTGGTGATTGAACAGGTACagaatgtatctgtgtgttgttCATGTTGTTGACGGTGTATTAGTGTGTTAAATCATCAGTCCCACACAGTTATTCAGTGTCAGTTTGGTGTGTTTCTTCTTTCTAAGCTGTATAGCCTGTGTTGTCATATAAATCTACATTATTAGATATATCTATAGCAATCCCTTTGTGAAGTAAATTTtctaatttatatataattaacataactcggtagctagctaacaagttTGTTTGCTTAGACATATCCACTCTATATGTAATTCACTTCTAGTTGGGTTGGGTGATGGTAAACCAGCCAGTCAGGCCAGAGCTCATCAAATTATTCAGGCTCCCatcaaaaaaagagaaataggTTGTTTCATTCCGAGCCAGATTAGTTTTGTAAATGGGAGTGTAAAACTGCATCTGGGCATTTTCCACCCCTGAACAATGTTGCATACCTGCTACATATAGACATTAGAGAACAATTTAAATTgctgaataaatgcattctatCTTCACTTGCAGGTAGTAGTGTTTTAAGATATTTTGAAAAAAgccttccttcctttttttccctcaagcTTATTTTTCTTTAGACAGCAACCAGACATGTAAAGGCAAGAATGTCACTTTCATCAGAAATCATGGGTGTATCCTAACTCTAGTTTTAATATCCCAGCACCTCAACCTGAGCTGGGAGTCTAGGAGTGCCAAGCccggtctctgtctctccagccCCACAGAATTATGCACGCCTTCcatgtgtgtgggaggatcTAAGCTGTGTCATGTTCTTACTCAGTTATCTGACTTCATCTGTTTCATGTAGCTGAGATATTTCACCGATGAATATCTTATTAAATGCTGCAATTGTCAAAGGAGATCCCAACATATTTGCTCATGCCTTCTTTTTCATTATAATAAAACAGTGAATCAGCAGCATTCTACGTGGAGAGGGAGGTCTGCTCTCACACATGGCTCTGAATGTTGGGCTCCACATGCAGACCCTAAAGCTCCAAGACAGTAGTGCTTCACTTACGCCTTGTGGTACCTTCTGTTGGTTTTAATGTGTGAAATCAGGTTCTAACTATGTGCAGGTAATTCTTCCACTAATGTGCTttcggtgtgtgtttgtggtctttttttttaatggggttAGACTAGTTTGGCAAGATTTGATGCATCAAGAGAGCCAGTGAGATTATGCAACTCATACTGAGAAATACTCACACATAGAGAGAATTGTTCACACTACTTCCTCAGTTTCAGCCCCCTTACTCTTCCAGGCCATGTCACTCCACAGAAATCTAGGTCCTTGAACAGAAAGTGAGAAGCAGAgaaagtttaaaacaaacaaactcttgATAAAGGAACTAGTGTGTTGTAGAAAATATAGGAAATTCCAACAACAAAATTTGTGACCAATGAACTGTACTTCCTGTTTATGTATTGAGGAAAAGGCGTTCTGGTATTTGAGATCTGAGATGGAGGTTGCAGAGGGTTTACAGTTTCTGTTATCTAGTGGTAGAGAAATACATGTTTACTCTTTTACATCATTGTGAAAGAATCAGTATTATTGCTCAACAAGGACCTCACCCACCTGAGGATTCGGTGCCATTCTTTCAGCTCACTCACTGCTGGCAGCTCATCATCTTCTAAATGCCATTCATTAGAAGCATCTTATTTAGATTTGTGCATACCAGTGAGCAATTGCAATTAGAACCTCTAAATGATATGCATTCATTATTGAGggtgaaatgtaatgtattttatCTTTTGGAAATTTATCTTTGTTTCATTATGCATTAATGGTGATGAGTTCCCAGCATGGCTGTCTAGCCCTTTTTGATGATCATCACAGAACTGTTCTTGGAGAGTGAGCATAACCAGTGAATGTAACATTTTTCTGAGTGTATGTTCCCAGGAGATTGAATGCTAAGCACCAATTCAAACAAAGTAAAGGTGGTCCTCGCAGAAGTGGTATCGGTGTTTCGGAGGTGTTTACTTCTTTTGAACATGTATTCCTCTCACCTGGAAGAAAGATAAACATTGTTTACAGCTTTAGAAAGCTCTAGTGTGGTATAATGGAAGAGCCAGTTCCATttacactgcctctctctcttgctggtTTTGTCCTCTCtgtattgtcattttaaagctgCTGCaattgattttgtgtttttggcacATGATAATTAATTGACATGCAGGGAGGACCTCCTTGTAGGGAAGTTTCCTGTTTGGTAAGTAGCCACAACCAGGCATTTGACACTGACATTTTATCATGCTCGTTACAGAGCCCAAGACACAGCAATGTTTTCTTTACCAGGATTATTTTACTTATTTCCATCAGCATGTAAAGACAgtttgctgtcttttttttttttttttctgtttttcaccaGTTTAAATCCGTTATGATGCCCTTTGGGTTTAGAACCCTCTGCCTTTTGTCCTTCATTTTCATGTTGCTACTTGCAAAGTTTTATTAATCTGTGTAACATCctcttttttttacagtttgaaATGCCGCTGTGCAtgaagtgctatataaatacacttgTCTTGCATTGATCATAAAAAGTAGGAATACTTTGTTAGTATAAGCTGTCTCATAATGAGCTTGTCTAGTTTGTTAATGGTATCTTGTCTCTTTTCATCATACAACAAAAATATCGTGCTATTGTTCAAAAATATGGTATAGTTGCTGTGCTTTTACAAGTTGATACACCTGTGTACTTTGCATAAGTGGTACTACTGTGTATTTGCATTAGTGGAAGTAGTGAAACTGAATATGTATGTAATCATGTCGACAGTATTTTGACAGGTGTTTTTTGTGTCTGAGAAATCATTCGTGTATAGCTAGATAATATGCCTGGTGACCTGCTTATAATGTGCTTTTGGAATGCGACTATATAGCTACGTTGCAAGCtaagtttaaaatgtgcatttactTATATAAGTTACTAAAACAACATATAGGTTTAGATAAATATGGCCAGTATGAAGCTTCCGACACATCCATGCGTCAAATCCTTGCATCCCTTCATGAGACGAGTATTACAATAATGCTTTAAGCAAAGTCACACAACCACAAGAAATTATGCTATTTCAGAAAAATCTGTTTCTCTAGCTGTTTGTAAATTTCGTAAATGAGATGTAGGTTAGTTGAGAACAAACGCAGCAGATGGATAGGTTTCAATCACTACTTGCTCGCCACAATCACTACTTGCACAAGATCCTTGAAGTTTTGCAAAACTGTATGCTCTTGGTTTTGTCCAGTTCTCTTGCCTCCTCCTGACTGGTATATTGTGTGATTTTCTctctaaataaatgaaagtagGAAGTGAGTCACAAGGCTAACTCTGTAGTAAGGGCTCTTTTTaccacatgttttgttttttcaagtaAGCTGCACAGCTTCCCTGATTTGGTAGCAGTAGCTGGAGAATCTaagatggaaaatgtttttctgtatgtgtttgacTTAGCTAGGTTTTCTGTTATGATTTAAGTTAATTTCTCATGGAAAAAAGGCAAACTAACTGCTGTTTACATCATGctgttttaatttattaaatgttttttttttttaattcatgtttaaattaatattagatTAGTTGGCTTGTGTTTAAAGAGACCTTGGGTCTTTTTCAAAAGGCGTGGTTGAAGCTGTTGACCGGCTAACAAGTCACCataaacagtttttgttttatggtgTATTGGAAGCTTTAACTGGAATGTGTGTATGCTACTGTTTCAAGGCTCCTACAAAGTTAATCTTGGAATATTTTCCTTGGCTGCAATGGATAAGCCAATCATTTAAAGAGTGGTTAAGATAAACTGGACCATGCCATATGGAAATTACTTTTGCCATAGTGGTGAAGTGATTTGAAGGGCTGCTATAAGTGATTCCACACAGATTTACTTTGTCTCCCACACTACAGTGCATGGACCTGTTTGGCCAGCGTGCTGCTTTTTCTTGAGGTATGGTGAATGTTACTGCTCTGTAAAATGTACTGCTTTTGTCTTCTACTAGTAGAGAATTTGTTTTTCTGGATCTGTCTCCCTCTACTGCACTGAAAATGGCAAGATCCCCTTTTCCATGATTTGTGGTGTTGGccacttttaatttaaaaaataaagaatgtttaTAAAGTCTTAGGCAGGGGCATATAAGAGATTTGCATATACATTTATGTGTCACAAGTGTGTCCATGCATGCACGTAAGCAAATGGAGACTTcctggatgatgatgatgatgattggagtaaattataaaatgtatggaatcatttataaaataatttataaaattatGTAACCTGTGCCTATTTGGTATATGAATCTGAAGATTTATTAATTGATCAGTCTTAAATGTAAGTGGTATTGGGTAAACATAGTAAGCTGAAAGCAGGTTTCATCTATTTCAAAGGGTAGTTGTTTTACTGAAGTTATTTCATATTATCATAGCATTAATTCTGTCTTGTGTTTCAGTAAGATGTCtggatttagttttattttaactgTGCTGTGAATCTGATTATTGTTGGCAGAAGGCTTTGCTTATTTGCTTGAAGTTTCCCTTCCCCAAATTGGAGATGCTCTCTTCAGTTCTCTCTTCAGTGTTGGGATCTAAATTCTTGTAAAACTGCTTAATGACAGTAACTCGTACattaaataaagggaaaaaaaacgtGTTTGAGGTAGAAAGTTCCAGGTATAGACCTCATGGTTGGTAACCtaatttttcctctttttttctcaatttcCCAGGTTACTGAAACATGGTGGACCGCTTGGCAAACAGCGAAGCCAACTCCAAGCGCATTGCAGTGGTGGAGAGCTGCTTTGGCACGGCTGGACAGCCCCTAGCCATCCCAGGCCGTGTGCTCATCGGCGAGGGTGTGCTCACCAAGCTGTGCCGTAAAAAGCCCAAAGCCCGGCAGTTCTTCCTCTTCAACGACATCCTTGTGTATGGCAACATCGTCATCCAGAAGAAGAAGTACAACAAGCAGCACATCATCCCATTGGAGAGTGTCACCATCGACACTGTGGCTGACGAGGGCGACCTGCGCAATGGATGGCTCATCAAGACACCCACCAAATCCTTCGCCGTGTACGCTGCCACAGCCACAGAGAAGTCCGAGTGGATGAGCCACATTAACAAGTGTGTGTCAGACCTGCTGGAGAAGAGTGGGAAGGCGCCCAGTGGCGAGCATGCTGCTGTGTGGGTGCCTGATTCGGAggcgtctgtgtgcatgcgaTGCCAGAAGGTGAAGTTCACGCCTGTTAGCAGGCGCCACCACTGCAGGAAATGCGGCTTTGTTGTGTGTGGGCCCTGCTCTGAGAAGAAGTTCCTGCTGCCCAGCCAGTCGTCCAAGccagtgcgcgtgtgtgagttcTGCTATGAGCAGCTCTCCACGGGGGCAACCCTGCCCCCTCGTTCGAACTCCTACAGCCGGCAACCCTGCAGCACCAACGTGTCtgatgacgatgatgaagaTGACAGCAGTGACTGAGACCAGTGAACATAGCCTTGTCCATTTAGGAATATTTCCTATCTTCTGTTTAGGCCCAGTGCATTAGTATCTCCACTTTACATAAGAGTTTGAAATTAGCAAAGATTTCATAATCCTTTGCTGTGATTTTATTCATTAGGCTACAATACTGATGAAGTAACATTTTATAAAGTTACTTTTATGTGAACTTGGATGAAATGAACAATAGGAATGCAGAATTCCTGTGTACACATAAACATAACTTGCAGGTTTACTCTACATTTTGCAGACTCCATTTGGCACATCATTGTGATAGCCCACTACAGGAGAAAATGGATGCATTAACATATTAACCCTATTTGCTAATTTCACCCTCTAgctgcttttattgttttttctttgcaatgTATTTCTTAGTTTCTTTTTGTATTATGTTACCAATGAATCTTTACATAGAGCATGTCTGCAATGACATTGCTATTTCTGCAGGGAAAAGTGCTCAGCTATGTCAGTGCTGATTGTATGTGTACTGACTGAAAAATCTTTCAGGTAAAACCATCTGGTGCATGTTATGAGGATTTTGGGAACTGTATTTTTCTATTCATACTCTTGAAAGGACCCATATTTCACGCAGTGGGGATGATGATGAACAAATAACAAATGGATGCATATTTTGTTAGGTATATATGTAAAAGTTATCTTGGTCAGTGGACCCCTTCAGATTCCTGCTAATGACAAATCAGTTGGAAGCTTTTTGAATTGTTTAGCTcttaagtgtatataatgtggaATAGTCAGTCCCAGATGTCATCTGACAAAGGCCTTTCTTGCCATAGTGCCTTCTTAAATATTTTCTGTAGAAAATTATTGAACTTATCAGCGTTTAGAAATGACTTCCTTACCAGCTCTGACTTTTCAGTGACTAACTGGTAGAGCTGACAAAGAAAATGGATATAGCAGTCTGATGTCTTTAACATGTATATAGATGtgtttaaaactttatttttattagttatttttcaCTTAGCCCAAATGCAAAATATACTTTAGTACAGTCCAGATATTGCTATGCACAGTCAATATTTTTTGGTGTCCTGAGAGTGTAGATGTTGGTTCCACCCTTTGCAGCCATAGTCCAGAGCAATCCTGAGGGAGTACTGGCTCTGCATGTAGCTTTCAGGTTACGAGCACTGTCCATCTGCAGGGACGAAGACCATCCTCCCCTTTTAGCTATTGCTGAAGGAGGGCTTTGTATTACAGTGGCTACATGTACAACCTTGGTGGTCATTCCCACAGGTCTCAGAATGAGAATTGAGATGTGGAGCATTATGAGGAAGTAACCACATGGCCTTgccttgttctgtgttttgaatCACACATGATTAAATGCACTAAcactttggttttgtttcatttataatATTGCAAGACTGTCATGATCTAGCTATGCTAATGATTCACTGACCGCTATTCAGGTGAGGTTTACTGTTCTTGAGCATACAGGataaatctgtttttgtaaattttgtGAACTCTGCAtctccataaagacatggttgATTT contains:
- the plekhf2 gene encoding pleckstrin homology domain-containing family F member 2; this translates as MVDRLANSEANSKRIAVVESCFGTAGQPLAIPGRVLIGEGVLTKLCRKKPKARQFFLFNDILVYGNIVIQKKKYNKQHIIPLESVTIDTVADEGDLRNGWLIKTPTKSFAVYAATATEKSEWMSHINKCVSDLLEKSGKAPSGEHAAVWVPDSEASVCMRCQKVKFTPVSRRHHCRKCGFVVCGPCSEKKFLLPSQSSKPVRVCEFCYEQLSTGATLPPRSNSYSRQPCSTNVSDDDDEDDSSD